One window of Quercus robur chromosome 12, dhQueRobu3.1, whole genome shotgun sequence genomic DNA carries:
- the LOC126710024 gene encoding EPIDERMAL PATTERNING FACTOR-like protein 2, with protein sequence MGSTENCLCWNKNRHLVSSLLLALLFSSLTQARFMAEGRGLPKLVEAAQKGIEVKKVARMVRTQIGSRPPRCENRCSSCGHCEAVQVPIVPQVQNHRRSQFYASRATPSIAYSRGDGSSNYKPMCWKCKCGDFIFNP encoded by the exons ATGGGCAGCACTGAAAATTGCCTTTGTTGGAACAAAAATAGACACCTAGTCAGTTCCTTGCTCTTAGCACTTTTGTTTTCAAGCTTGACCCAAGCGAGATTCATGGCTGAAG GTAGAGGTCTGCCCAAGTTAGTTGAGGCTGCTCAA AAAGGGATAGAAGTGAAGAAAGTGGCAAGGATGGTGAGAACTCAGATAGGGTCAAGGCCACCAAGGTGTGAGAACAGGTGTAGCTCTTGTGGGCACTGTGAGGCAGTTCAGGTTCCTATTGTCCCACAAGTTCAAAACCACAGAAGAAGCCAATTCTATGCTTCGCGTGCAACCCCAAGTATTGCATATTCTAGAGGGGATGGCAGCTCTAACTACAAGCCTATGTGCTGGAAATGCAAGTGCGGCGACTTCATTTTCAATCCCTGA